Proteins from a genomic interval of Lolium perenne isolate Kyuss_39 chromosome 1, Kyuss_2.0, whole genome shotgun sequence:
- the LOC127313576 gene encoding uncharacterized protein isoform X1 translates to MELPGLWFGGGMRLSYRKWLPYPFERCSGQKLSCWCCLHFLTVYQGIQAKEATESAFKDGKQLLKLRMGLILASVVRVILSRMMIPVTIHVWFFSSNLKQGTAKRTETHLHGMKTGELGNAPC, encoded by the exons ATGGAGCTTCCAGGCCTCTGGTTTGGCGGTGGCATGCGACTATCATATAGGAAGTGGTTACCATATCCTTTTGAAAGATGCAGCGGGCAAAAATTAAGTTGTTG GTGTTGCCTACACTTCTTGACCGTCTATCAAG GAATTCAGGCTAAAGAAGCTACAGAATCAGCTTTTAAGGATGGAAAACAGCTATTG aaattacGCATGGGGCTGATCCTCGCCTCGGTGGTTAGAGTGATTCTATCTCGCATGATGATTCCAGTAACT ATTCATGTATGGTTTTTCTCATCAAATCTCAAGCAGGGCACTGCAAAGAGAACAGAAACCCATCTCCACGGCATGAAGACTGGTGAGCTGGGAAATGCTCCATGTTGA
- the LOC127313576 gene encoding uncharacterized protein isoform X2, translating into MELPGLWFGGGMRLSYRKWLPYPFERCSGQKLSCWCCLHFLTVYQGIQAKEATESAFKDGKQLLKLRMGLILASVVRVILSRMMIPVTGTAKRTETHLHGMKTGELGNAPC; encoded by the exons ATGGAGCTTCCAGGCCTCTGGTTTGGCGGTGGCATGCGACTATCATATAGGAAGTGGTTACCATATCCTTTTGAAAGATGCAGCGGGCAAAAATTAAGTTGTTG GTGTTGCCTACACTTCTTGACCGTCTATCAAG GAATTCAGGCTAAAGAAGCTACAGAATCAGCTTTTAAGGATGGAAAACAGCTATTG aaattacGCATGGGGCTGATCCTCGCCTCGGTGGTTAGAGTGATTCTATCTCGCATGATGATTCCAGTAACT GGCACTGCAAAGAGAACAGAAACCCATCTCCACGGCATGAAGACTGGTGAGCTGGGAAATGCTCCATGTTGA
- the LOC127313576 gene encoding uncharacterized protein isoform X3 has protein sequence MQRAKIKLLVLPTLLDRLSRFLASTSSQMLPRIQAKEATESAFKDGKQLLKLRMGLILASVVRVILSRMMIPVTIHVWFFSSNLKQGTAKRTETHLHGMKTGELGNAPC, from the exons ATGCAGCGGGCAAAAATTAAGTTGTTG GTGTTGCCTACACTTCTTGACCGTCTATCAAGGTTCTTAGCAAGCACTTCCTCTCAAATGCTTCCAA GAATTCAGGCTAAAGAAGCTACAGAATCAGCTTTTAAGGATGGAAAACAGCTATTG aaattacGCATGGGGCTGATCCTCGCCTCGGTGGTTAGAGTGATTCTATCTCGCATGATGATTCCAGTAACT ATTCATGTATGGTTTTTCTCATCAAATCTCAAGCAGGGCACTGCAAAGAGAACAGAAACCCATCTCCACGGCATGAAGACTGGTGAGCTGGGAAATGCTCCATGTTGA